The Fibrobacter sp. genome includes the window TGCTTTTTTGCCAGTGTTTCCCCGGATTTAAGCAGATCTTTTATCTCGGTGTTGTTAGCAATGATGCTATTGTACTCGGATTTGCACTTGTTAATTTGAGCCGAGGTGTTGTGGTTCATGAAAAAAAGTACAGCGGCTGTCAGGAGCGGGAGCAAAAAAAGCGCACAGGAAATTAATACCGCAGCTTTCCGGATTTTCCTGAATCTGAGGCCTGCTGATGGTCCGCTGAATGATGGTACCGGAGTCCCGATATGACAGAATGCGAGGCCTGCTGCTCTTATAATAGAAATATCGTCCGACGGTGTCTTAATCTGCTGGATAGAAAACTGATCTCCGGGGTAGATCGTCTGCTCATTGAAAATGTAAACAGTACGCGGGAAAGGGATGCCTCTTTCAAATGTGGTCCAGTACCTCTCAATCCGTGCGATAAAAGGCTGGAGATCGGAAGAGTCGCTTAGACGGAAAACTGCTGCAAGTCTTCTGTTCCGGATAAGCCCGATTATATAAAACTTACCATCCCGGAAAATTGAAAGAAAAGAGTCCTCAGACTTTTCAAGAAGATGCAGGGGAAGTGTACACAGGAAAGCATCATCAGGATAAATTCCGAAGAGGTTATTATCGAGGAGGTCAGCGTGGAACTGGTGGTGCGCAGGGAGAGTGCAGGCTGATAAGTAGTCCCCATCGGCTGTGCTGTATGGACTGCCCTCTCCAGGCAGTGAGCGGACCCACCTGGATTCGATTCCAAGACAGACGCTTTTATCCATCAAGAGAGCGTTCCTGTTCCTGTTGTTTATCACCCATCTTGATGTGCCTGAAAGTTTCCACTTTCCACCAGATTCACTCATGGTGGCGGAAACATAATAACCATCGGCTGAAACTGCTATTCCTGTAAGCTTCTTCATTTCGGGGTTGAACCGGTTGTATCTGCTTCTGTTTTACCCGGACCTGGCTTAAGAGTGGCAGATGAGTCATTTACAATTATAGTGCTGTCGGTTTCAGAACTGCGCCCGGATAGCTCTTCCACTTTACCGGCCGGGGTTTCTTTTACAGATGCACTGTCGCTGTTGAACCTGGAACGGATTTTTTTCTTACTATAGTAAATCTTCTTTTCCAACATGTCTTTATCGTAAACTTCAAACTGTTCCAGCTCTTTTTTCAGATCTACATGATCTTCTCTTGTCACAATGTGTGGTGTGATAAAGACAACCAGGTTTGATTTACTTCGGGTCTTGCCGGAGTGTCGGAAAAGAGGTCCGATTATGGGAAGACTGCCGAGAACAGGGATTCTGTAATTGTAAGCTGTCTCCTGGTTTTTGATCAATCCGCCAAGTACCAGAGTTTCTCCATCGTTGAGACGTACTGTTGTGGAAATAGATCTTGTTGACACATTCGGATAGCCCTCATAGTTGGTTTTTTCCGAGTTTGAAACATTGGGGCTGATCTCAGCAGTAATCTGTCCGCTCTGGGAGATCCATGGGACAATGTCAAGTTGAATTCCGAATTTGATTGGCTGAAAGCGGGATGTCTGATTTTCTCCAACCCCGGTGACAATTTTAAAGTACTGGGTCTCGCTGACATCTATGGATGCCTTGTTACCATTGAGAGTCAATATCGAAGGCTGGGCGAGAACCTTGGCCTTATCCTGGGTTTCAAGAAATCTCAGAACTGAAAAGAGTTCATCGGGTATGCCCTTTAAGTCATTGGAGGAAATTTTAAACGCCCTGCCTAGAAAGTCTTTCAGGGTCTTGCCGCTTAAACCGATTTCGAAATTTTGGCTTCCTTTGTAAAGTTTGTGCTGGGGGAAAGGTGTCAGCAAGTATGAACTGTCCATCATGCTTCCAAGCTTTCCTGATCTCATCCCGAATTCCTTGTCCAGGTTATCCTTGAACTCCACTATTACCGCATCGATGCGTACCTGGGGAGTGGGTATATCGATTGTGTTGAGAAACTCTCTTGCTGTGACGATATCCTCGGATGTGCCGGAAATGAGAACGGCATTCTGTTCCTTTATTACCCGTACGTTAGTGGATGGAATATCCTTGGGGAGAAGTGCAGGGATATTGTCAGCTTTTATGTGTTTCAGATGAATCAGTTCTGATTTGGAAAGTGCCTGTCCGGATGGGGTTGCTGTGTTGCGGTCTCCGATAAGTATCACGTTTTCCTTTTGCACAAAAGTAAATCGGGTTCCTCCAAGCAGAAGAGCCAGAGCTTCTGTTAATGGTGCGCTGTTCAGTTTGGCGTTGATCTCGCTTTTAATACTTCCATAGGTTATGATCTCAACATCACCCTGTTCGGCTATGGCCCTGATTATATCCTCAAGATCCCCGTTTGAGACATCGAGTGAGACCATCCCATTGCTGTATTCTACAAAAAAATTGGTTTTTGAGGTTGAAGAGCCATGGAAACGGGAACTGGACGGAGGGCTGGAGGGTTCTCCTCCGGAGAGAACCTGATAGATATTCTTTCTTTTGAGAACTTTAAATCCATTTCCTTCCAGAAGCGCCCTCAGTCCGTCTTCAAGCTTTACCTGGTAGAGTTTACCTGTTATTTTCCCTTCTACTTTGGCTTCCGGAACTATGCTCACTGCCGTTTTTGACGAGATCTCTTTCAGAAATTCCTTGACATCTACATTCTGCACATCGACGGTTAACTTGCCGTCGTAATAACGGATCATTGACTTCTGCTCATCCGTGGCCTTCTGTATCCTGTAAACACTGCCTTCTCTCACCACTTCCAGACCATTTGATTCAGCAATGCTTCGCAAACCCTCCATTATGGGCACATCAACAAGGTGAAGAGTTACCCGGCCCGTAATACCCTGGTCCAGAAGAATACTGATGTTATATCCTTTGGAGATCATCCGGATAACATCCCTGATATCGGTGTCCTTTACATCGATAGACATCCTCTGTTCCTGCTGAGCAGTGTCTGTCTGCAGGGGAGCAGCCTCCAGCGAAATTGAAAACAATACTGCCGCAATAATACTGATTACGATTCTCATGAAAATTTCCCGTGAGAGTTTTTCTGTCTTCCGGTTCATCTGATATCTTCAACCAGGACTACTCTGAGGAGTTCCTCCGGAGTAGTTATACCCTG containing:
- a CDS encoding type II secretion system protein GspD, with the protein product MRIVISIIAAVLFSISLEAAPLQTDTAQQEQRMSIDVKDTDIRDVIRMISKGYNISILLDQGITGRVTLHLVDVPIMEGLRSIAESNGLEVVREGSVYRIQKATDEQKSMIRYYDGKLTVDVQNVDVKEFLKEISSKTAVSIVPEAKVEGKITGKLYQVKLEDGLRALLEGNGFKVLKRKNIYQVLSGGEPSSPPSSSRFHGSSTSKTNFFVEYSNGMVSLDVSNGDLEDIIRAIAEQGDVEIITYGSIKSEINAKLNSAPLTEALALLLGGTRFTFVQKENVILIGDRNTATPSGQALSKSELIHLKHIKADNIPALLPKDIPSTNVRVIKEQNAVLISGTSEDIVTAREFLNTIDIPTPQVRIDAVIVEFKDNLDKEFGMRSGKLGSMMDSSYLLTPFPQHKLYKGSQNFEIGLSGKTLKDFLGRAFKISSNDLKGIPDELFSVLRFLETQDKAKVLAQPSILTLNGNKASIDVSETQYFKIVTGVGENQTSRFQPIKFGIQLDIVPWISQSGQITAEISPNVSNSEKTNYEGYPNVSTRSISTTVRLNDGETLVLGGLIKNQETAYNYRIPVLGSLPIIGPLFRHSGKTRSKSNLVVFITPHIVTREDHVDLKKELEQFEVYDKDMLEKKIYYSKKKIRSRFNSDSASVKETPAGKVEELSGRSSETDSTIIVNDSSATLKPGPGKTEADTTGSTPK